A part of Scleropages formosus chromosome 3, fSclFor1.1, whole genome shotgun sequence genomic DNA contains:
- the entpd1 gene encoding ectonucleoside triphosphate diphosphohydrolase 1 isoform X1 produces the protein MHLVAPEMREKNTWHRPLIICIAVFFVMAIVGLLITGVVQNKAIKQKYKYGIVLDAGSSHTSVYVYQWPAEKENNTGMVTQKHVCNVKGKGISSYAKNAEKAGPSLKECMQEAERSIPTQRHQETPVYLGATAGMRLLRKEDDSASDRVLDSVVRFLQGTPFTFQGARIITGQEEGAYGWITVNYLSDNFRKAQRTMGALDLGGASTQITFESGDHSQSPDDFIHFRLYGKEYSVYTHSFLCYGKDQALRVLLDQQLRANLTGTGSLILQDPCFHPGYKKVKLLADVYNTPCIRTGPSSNVNFTHVGTGNGKLCQEKVRRIFNSSGCSSRSCSFNGVFQPPLHGQFEAFSAFFFVMKFLNLTSESLEDSKKKLVSYCSTPWDELQKNNHNVKEKYLQEYCFSGTYIVTLLEEGYSFTSGSWKDIRFIKKIGDSDVGWTLGYMLNLTNMIPAEAPDSPPLPHGGYVTLMVLLALLVCSLVVCGCCVFRRSSSAAPKQIV, from the exons AGATGAGAGAGAAGAACACGTGGCACAGACCTTTGATCATCTGCATCGCTGTCTTCTTTGTGATGGCCATTGTGGGCTTGTTGATCACAGGCGTGGTGCAGAACAAGGCCATAAAGCAGAAATATAAG TACGGCATCGTCCTGGATGCCGGCTCTTCCCACACGTCTGTGTACGTGTACCAGTGGCCCGCGGAGAAGGAGAACAACACGGGCATGGTGACGCAGAAACACGTGTGCAATGTGAAAG GAAAAGGGATCTCCAGCTATGCCAAAAACGCCGAAAAGGCTGGTCCTTCGCTGAAGGAGTGCATGCAGGAGGCGGAGCGCTCTATCCCCACCCAGAGGCACCAGGAGACGCCTGTCTACTTGGGGGCAACAGCAGGGATGCGATTGCTAAG GAAGGAGGACGATAGCGCCTCCGACAGGGTCCTTGACTCGGTGGTGCGGTTTCTCCAGGGAACCCCGTTCACCTTCCAGGGAGCGCGCATCATCACAGGCCAGGAGGAGGGCGCCTACGGGTGGATCACCGTCAACTACTTGAGCGACAACTTCCGCAAG GCGCAGCGGACCATGGGAGCTCTGGACCTGGGCGGAGCCTCCACCCAGATCACTTTTGAGTCTGGAGATCATTCCCAGTCGCCTGACGATTTCATCCACTTCCGCCTCTACGGGAAGGAGTACagcgtgtacacacacagcttcctgtGCTATGGCAAGGACCAGGCTCTCAGGGTCCTCCTGGACCAGCAGTTACGGGCCAACCTGACGGGCACAGGCTCGCTGATCCTCCAGGACCCCTGTTTCCACCCCGGTTACAAGAAAGTTAAATTGCTGGCGGACGTCTACAACACCCCCTGCATCCGCACGGGGCCCTCCTCCAACGTGAACTTCACGCACGTGGGTACGGGCAACGGGAAGCTCTGCCAAGAGAAGGTCCGCCGCATCTTCAACTCCAGCGGGTGCTCCAGCAGGAGCTGCTCCTTCAACGGGGTCTTCCAGCCCCCGCTGCACGGCCAGTTCGAG GCTTTCTCTGCATTCTTCTTCGTCATGAAATTCTTAAACCTGACCTCAGAGTCCCTGGAAGACAGCAAGAAGAAGCTGGTATCATACTGCTCCACACCTTGGGATGAA CTGCAGAAGAACAACCACAACGTAAAGGAGAAGTACCTGCAGGAGTACTGCTTCTCCGGGACCTACATTGTGACGCTGCTAGAGGAGGGATACAGCTTCACATCGGGCTCCTGGAAAGACATCAGGTTCATCAAGAAG ATCGGAGACAGCGATGTCGGCTGGACTCTAGGGTACATGCTCAACCTGACCAACATGATCCCGGCAGAGGCCCCGGACTCGCCGCCCCTCCCCCACGGCGGCTATGTCACCCTCATGGTCCTCCTCGCCTTGTTGGTCTGCAGCCTCGTAGTCTGCGGCTGCTGTGTCTTCAGACGGTCTAGTTCCGCTGCTCCGAAGCAGATTGTTTGA
- the entpd1 gene encoding ectonucleoside triphosphate diphosphohydrolase 1 isoform X2 produces MAGQREMREKNTWHRPLIICIAVFFVMAIVGLLITGVVQNKAIKQKYKYGIVLDAGSSHTSVYVYQWPAEKENNTGMVTQKHVCNVKGKGISSYAKNAEKAGPSLKECMQEAERSIPTQRHQETPVYLGATAGMRLLRKEDDSASDRVLDSVVRFLQGTPFTFQGARIITGQEEGAYGWITVNYLSDNFRKAQRTMGALDLGGASTQITFESGDHSQSPDDFIHFRLYGKEYSVYTHSFLCYGKDQALRVLLDQQLRANLTGTGSLILQDPCFHPGYKKVKLLADVYNTPCIRTGPSSNVNFTHVGTGNGKLCQEKVRRIFNSSGCSSRSCSFNGVFQPPLHGQFEAFSAFFFVMKFLNLTSESLEDSKKKLVSYCSTPWDELQKNNHNVKEKYLQEYCFSGTYIVTLLEEGYSFTSGSWKDIRFIKKIGDSDVGWTLGYMLNLTNMIPAEAPDSPPLPHGGYVTLMVLLALLVCSLVVCGCCVFRRSSSAAPKQIV; encoded by the exons AGATGAGAGAGAAGAACACGTGGCACAGACCTTTGATCATCTGCATCGCTGTCTTCTTTGTGATGGCCATTGTGGGCTTGTTGATCACAGGCGTGGTGCAGAACAAGGCCATAAAGCAGAAATATAAG TACGGCATCGTCCTGGATGCCGGCTCTTCCCACACGTCTGTGTACGTGTACCAGTGGCCCGCGGAGAAGGAGAACAACACGGGCATGGTGACGCAGAAACACGTGTGCAATGTGAAAG GAAAAGGGATCTCCAGCTATGCCAAAAACGCCGAAAAGGCTGGTCCTTCGCTGAAGGAGTGCATGCAGGAGGCGGAGCGCTCTATCCCCACCCAGAGGCACCAGGAGACGCCTGTCTACTTGGGGGCAACAGCAGGGATGCGATTGCTAAG GAAGGAGGACGATAGCGCCTCCGACAGGGTCCTTGACTCGGTGGTGCGGTTTCTCCAGGGAACCCCGTTCACCTTCCAGGGAGCGCGCATCATCACAGGCCAGGAGGAGGGCGCCTACGGGTGGATCACCGTCAACTACTTGAGCGACAACTTCCGCAAG GCGCAGCGGACCATGGGAGCTCTGGACCTGGGCGGAGCCTCCACCCAGATCACTTTTGAGTCTGGAGATCATTCCCAGTCGCCTGACGATTTCATCCACTTCCGCCTCTACGGGAAGGAGTACagcgtgtacacacacagcttcctgtGCTATGGCAAGGACCAGGCTCTCAGGGTCCTCCTGGACCAGCAGTTACGGGCCAACCTGACGGGCACAGGCTCGCTGATCCTCCAGGACCCCTGTTTCCACCCCGGTTACAAGAAAGTTAAATTGCTGGCGGACGTCTACAACACCCCCTGCATCCGCACGGGGCCCTCCTCCAACGTGAACTTCACGCACGTGGGTACGGGCAACGGGAAGCTCTGCCAAGAGAAGGTCCGCCGCATCTTCAACTCCAGCGGGTGCTCCAGCAGGAGCTGCTCCTTCAACGGGGTCTTCCAGCCCCCGCTGCACGGCCAGTTCGAG GCTTTCTCTGCATTCTTCTTCGTCATGAAATTCTTAAACCTGACCTCAGAGTCCCTGGAAGACAGCAAGAAGAAGCTGGTATCATACTGCTCCACACCTTGGGATGAA CTGCAGAAGAACAACCACAACGTAAAGGAGAAGTACCTGCAGGAGTACTGCTTCTCCGGGACCTACATTGTGACGCTGCTAGAGGAGGGATACAGCTTCACATCGGGCTCCTGGAAAGACATCAGGTTCATCAAGAAG ATCGGAGACAGCGATGTCGGCTGGACTCTAGGGTACATGCTCAACCTGACCAACATGATCCCGGCAGAGGCCCCGGACTCGCCGCCCCTCCCCCACGGCGGCTATGTCACCCTCATGGTCCTCCTCGCCTTGTTGGTCTGCAGCCTCGTAGTCTGCGGCTGCTGTGTCTTCAGACGGTCTAGTTCCGCTGCTCCGAAGCAGATTGTTTGA
- the kcnk1a gene encoding potassium channel subfamily K member 1a, which translates to MARCVSTGSWRCFALLLVGYMLYLLVGAALFSAVEQPYEELLRQELRGLRLELLRDSACVSEERLDAFLSRVLEASDQGVSVLDAESARDPWNWDFTSALFFASTVLTTTGYGHTVPLSDGGKAFSIIYSLIGIPFTLLFLTAVVQRIMVFTTRRPVAYVHRRWGIPRSKVAAIHAVLLALLAISFFFLIPAIIFSVLEEDWNFLESFYFCFISLSTIGLGDYVPGEGYHQKYRELYKLSITVYLIVGLIAMLVVLETFCELKQMKQLRKMFYLEKEMPEDQLVIINQDQLSFYSVTDPIAVVQEDKVDMFAGALGHLGNGLPTH; encoded by the exons ATGGCGCGCTGTGTGTCCACCGGCTCCTGGCGCTGCTTCGCGCTGCTGCTCGTGGGCTACATGCTCTACCTGCTTGTGGGGGCGGCGCTCTTCTCTGCCGTGGAGCAGCCCTACGAGGAGCTGCTGCGCCAGGAGCTGCGGGGTCTCCGGCTCGAGCTGCTGCGGGACTCCGCGTGCGTGTCCGAGGAGCGCCTGGACGCCTTCTTGTCCCGCGTGCTGGAGGCCAGTGACCAGGGCGTGTCCGTGCTGGATGCCGAGAGTGCGCGCGACCCCTGGAACTGGGACTTCACCTCGGCGCTCTTCTTCGCCAGTACCGTGCTCACCACCACAG GCTATGGCCACACGGTGCCGCTGTCGGACGGGGGCAAGGCGTTCAGCATCATTTACTCGCTCATAGGCATCCCGTtcaccctcctcttcctcacggCCGTGGTGCAGAGGATCATGGTGTTCACGACGAGGCGCCCCGTGGCATACGTGCACCGGCGTTGGGGGATCCCTCGTTCGAAGGTGGCCGCCATCCACGCCGTCCTGCTGGCCCTCCTCGccatctccttcttcttcctcattCCTGCCATCATCTTCTCTGTGCTGGAGGAGGACTGGAACTTCCTGGAGTCCTTCTACTTCTGCTTCATCTCCCTCAGCACCATCGGCCTGGGAGACTACGTCCCTGGGGAAGGTTACCACCAGAAGTACCGGGAGCTCTACAAACTGTCCATCACCG TCTACCTGATCGTGGGCCTCATCGCCATGCTGGTGGTCCTGGAGACCTTCTGCGAGCTGAAGCAGATGAAGCAGCTGAGAAAGATGTTCTACTTGGAGAAGGAGATGCCCGAGGACCAGCTGGTCATCATCAACCAGGACCAACTGTCTTTCTACTCTGTTACGGACCCCATTGCGGTGGTCCAGGAGGACAAGGTGGACATGTTTGCGGGAGCCCTGGGGCATCTTGGCAACGGACTGCCAACACATTGA
- the entpd1 gene encoding ectonucleoside triphosphate diphosphohydrolase 1 isoform X3: protein MREKNTWHRPLIICIAVFFVMAIVGLLITGVVQNKAIKQKYKYGIVLDAGSSHTSVYVYQWPAEKENNTGMVTQKHVCNVKGKGISSYAKNAEKAGPSLKECMQEAERSIPTQRHQETPVYLGATAGMRLLRKEDDSASDRVLDSVVRFLQGTPFTFQGARIITGQEEGAYGWITVNYLSDNFRKAQRTMGALDLGGASTQITFESGDHSQSPDDFIHFRLYGKEYSVYTHSFLCYGKDQALRVLLDQQLRANLTGTGSLILQDPCFHPGYKKVKLLADVYNTPCIRTGPSSNVNFTHVGTGNGKLCQEKVRRIFNSSGCSSRSCSFNGVFQPPLHGQFEAFSAFFFVMKFLNLTSESLEDSKKKLVSYCSTPWDELQKNNHNVKEKYLQEYCFSGTYIVTLLEEGYSFTSGSWKDIRFIKKIGDSDVGWTLGYMLNLTNMIPAEAPDSPPLPHGGYVTLMVLLALLVCSLVVCGCCVFRRSSSAAPKQIV from the exons ATGAGAGAGAAGAACACGTGGCACAGACCTTTGATCATCTGCATCGCTGTCTTCTTTGTGATGGCCATTGTGGGCTTGTTGATCACAGGCGTGGTGCAGAACAAGGCCATAAAGCAGAAATATAAG TACGGCATCGTCCTGGATGCCGGCTCTTCCCACACGTCTGTGTACGTGTACCAGTGGCCCGCGGAGAAGGAGAACAACACGGGCATGGTGACGCAGAAACACGTGTGCAATGTGAAAG GAAAAGGGATCTCCAGCTATGCCAAAAACGCCGAAAAGGCTGGTCCTTCGCTGAAGGAGTGCATGCAGGAGGCGGAGCGCTCTATCCCCACCCAGAGGCACCAGGAGACGCCTGTCTACTTGGGGGCAACAGCAGGGATGCGATTGCTAAG GAAGGAGGACGATAGCGCCTCCGACAGGGTCCTTGACTCGGTGGTGCGGTTTCTCCAGGGAACCCCGTTCACCTTCCAGGGAGCGCGCATCATCACAGGCCAGGAGGAGGGCGCCTACGGGTGGATCACCGTCAACTACTTGAGCGACAACTTCCGCAAG GCGCAGCGGACCATGGGAGCTCTGGACCTGGGCGGAGCCTCCACCCAGATCACTTTTGAGTCTGGAGATCATTCCCAGTCGCCTGACGATTTCATCCACTTCCGCCTCTACGGGAAGGAGTACagcgtgtacacacacagcttcctgtGCTATGGCAAGGACCAGGCTCTCAGGGTCCTCCTGGACCAGCAGTTACGGGCCAACCTGACGGGCACAGGCTCGCTGATCCTCCAGGACCCCTGTTTCCACCCCGGTTACAAGAAAGTTAAATTGCTGGCGGACGTCTACAACACCCCCTGCATCCGCACGGGGCCCTCCTCCAACGTGAACTTCACGCACGTGGGTACGGGCAACGGGAAGCTCTGCCAAGAGAAGGTCCGCCGCATCTTCAACTCCAGCGGGTGCTCCAGCAGGAGCTGCTCCTTCAACGGGGTCTTCCAGCCCCCGCTGCACGGCCAGTTCGAG GCTTTCTCTGCATTCTTCTTCGTCATGAAATTCTTAAACCTGACCTCAGAGTCCCTGGAAGACAGCAAGAAGAAGCTGGTATCATACTGCTCCACACCTTGGGATGAA CTGCAGAAGAACAACCACAACGTAAAGGAGAAGTACCTGCAGGAGTACTGCTTCTCCGGGACCTACATTGTGACGCTGCTAGAGGAGGGATACAGCTTCACATCGGGCTCCTGGAAAGACATCAGGTTCATCAAGAAG ATCGGAGACAGCGATGTCGGCTGGACTCTAGGGTACATGCTCAACCTGACCAACATGATCCCGGCAGAGGCCCCGGACTCGCCGCCCCTCCCCCACGGCGGCTATGTCACCCTCATGGTCCTCCTCGCCTTGTTGGTCTGCAGCCTCGTAGTCTGCGGCTGCTGTGTCTTCAGACGGTCTAGTTCCGCTGCTCCGAAGCAGATTGTTTGA
- the slc35f3a gene encoding putative thiamine transporter SLC35F3a — MNGDDGRMEPFRTRVGAPQLDCTCHLRAPTAGKQNGLRKSPELSPRRLSDISPQLRQLKFLAVEESIKEELKVSRSVEDINSVSIEERILRITGYYGYHPWNTLYTGENATVPDRREVGGSGAETRGVSQKLRHCAREAAVHAWEVLWGVAMMLCVCLSWVGATQLAKVTFRKVNAPFALTWFASTWNIFFFPLYYLGHLCKGGERQTPRQCYRECSRFFGAAGLTVKAFLLKVAPFGVLWTLSTYLYLQALRRIPSTDAAALFCCSKAFVFLLSWIVLRDRFLGVRIVAAILAIAGIVMMTYADGIRSHSLVGISLAVASASLSAVYKVLFKLILGSAEVGEAALFLTVLGCANMIVVSFLPAVLYALGTERFGPSPELPWACLCGVALLLLGFNVLVNFGIAVTFPTVISLGVVLTVPLNALVDVYTCAVRFNSVRLIAVLAICLGFLLLLLPEDWDQGLMRMSACLCRQHQPAEDDVELGAGSRPSSRSSSRPSSTPSTAPNSGLHWSQSARMPKCIVGH, encoded by the exons ATGAATGGAGATGATGGGAGGATGGAACCTTTTCGGACCCGCGTCGGAGCGCCGCAGCTGGACTGCACGTGTCACCTGAGAGCTCCGACTGCTGGCAAACAAAA cgGCCTGCGGAAATCTCCGGAGCTCAGCCCGAGGCGCCTGTCCGACATCAGCCCCCAGCTGCGGCAGCTCAAGTTCCTGGCCGTCGAGGAGTCCATCAAAGAGGAGCTGAAGGTGTCGCGCTCCGTGGAGGACATCAACAGCGTGTCCATCGAGGAGAGGATCCTGAGGATCACCGGCTACTACGGCTACCACCCGTGGAACACGCTTTACACCG GTGAGAACGCGACGGTGCCAGACCGCAGGGAGGTGGGCGGGTCGGGGGCGGAGACGAGGGGCGTGTCCCAAaagctgcgccactgtgctcgAGAAGCGGCCGTCCACGCCTGGGAGGTCCTGTGGGGCGTGGCcatgatgctgtgtgtgtgtttatcatgGGTGGGCGCCACCCAGTTGGCCAAGGTCACCTTCCGGAAGGTCAACGCCCCTTTTGCCCTCACCTGGTTCGCCAGCACCTGGAACATCTTCTTCTTCCCCCTCTACTACCTTGGTCACCTGTGCAAAGGTGGTGAGAGGCAGACGCCCCGGCAGTGCTACAG AGAGTGCTCCAGGTTCTTCGGTGCGGCCGGCCTCACGGTGAAGGCGTTTCTGCTCAAGGTGGCTCCCTTCGGCGTCCTCTGGACCCTGAGCACGTACCTGTACCTGCAGGCCCTACGCAGGATCCCCAGCACCGACGCTGCCGCCCTCTTCTGCTGCAGCAAGgcctttgttttcctgctctcCTGGATCGTGCTGCGCGATCGCTTCCTGGGCGTCAGG ATCGTGGCGGCCATACTGGCGATTGCCGGCATCGTCATGATGACGTACGCTGACGGTATCCGCAGCCATTCTCTCGTTGGCATCAGTCTGGCAGTGGCTTCAGCGTCCCTGTCTGCTGTGTACAAG GTGCTCTTCAAGCTGATCCTGGGCAGCGCCGAGGTCGGCGAAGCGGCACTCTTCCTGACTGTTCTGGGCTGCGCCAACATGATCGTGGTCAGCTTCCTCCCCGCTGTGCTCTACGCGTTGGGAACTGAGCGCTTCGGCCCGTCCCCTGAACTCCCGTGGGCGTGTCTATGTGGCGTGGCCTTGCTGCTGCTTG GGTTCAACGTCCTGGTGAACTTTGGCATTGCAGTGACCTTCCCCACAGTGATCTCGCTGGGTGTGGTGCTCACCGTGCCCCTCAACGCCC TCGTGGACGTGTACACATGTGCGGTGCGCTTCAACTCGGTGCGTCTCATCGCCGTGCTCGCCATCTGCCTGGGCTTCCTGTTGCTCCTGCTCCCTGAAGACTGGGATCAAGGCCTGATGAGGATGAGCGCGTGTCTCTGCCGACAACACCAGCCAGCAGAGGACGACGTGGAGCTGGGGGCCGGTTCAAGACCCAGCTCAAGATCCAGCTCAAGACCTAGCTCAACACCCAGCACAGCACCCAACTCTGGGCTCCACTGGAGCCAAAGTGCCAGGATGCccaagtgcattgtgggacacTGA
- the entpd1 gene encoding ectonucleoside triphosphate diphosphohydrolase 1 isoform X4, with protein MMNPDAFPPIRGPLPFPLSLSHTHRALLSVINSCSLLLRLANGLRSSPGKGISSYAKNAEKAGPSLKECMQEAERSIPTQRHQETPVYLGATAGMRLLRKEDDSASDRVLDSVVRFLQGTPFTFQGARIITGQEEGAYGWITVNYLSDNFRKAQRTMGALDLGGASTQITFESGDHSQSPDDFIHFRLYGKEYSVYTHSFLCYGKDQALRVLLDQQLRANLTGTGSLILQDPCFHPGYKKVKLLADVYNTPCIRTGPSSNVNFTHVGTGNGKLCQEKVRRIFNSSGCSSRSCSFNGVFQPPLHGQFEAFSAFFFVMKFLNLTSESLEDSKKKLVSYCSTPWDELQKNNHNVKEKYLQEYCFSGTYIVTLLEEGYSFTSGSWKDIRFIKKIGDSDVGWTLGYMLNLTNMIPAEAPDSPPLPHGGYVTLMVLLALLVCSLVVCGCCVFRRSSSAAPKQIV; from the exons ATGATGAACCCCGATGCTTTTCCCCCGATACGTGGCCctctccccttccctctctcactctcacacacacacagagctttgcTCTCTGTTATTAATTCTTGTTCCCTTTTGCTTCGTTTGGCCAATGGACTCCGGTCCTCTCCAGGAAAAGGGATCTCCAGCTATGCCAAAAACGCCGAAAAGGCTGGTCCTTCGCTGAAGGAGTGCATGCAGGAGGCGGAGCGCTCTATCCCCACCCAGAGGCACCAGGAGACGCCTGTCTACTTGGGGGCAACAGCAGGGATGCGATTGCTAAG GAAGGAGGACGATAGCGCCTCCGACAGGGTCCTTGACTCGGTGGTGCGGTTTCTCCAGGGAACCCCGTTCACCTTCCAGGGAGCGCGCATCATCACAGGCCAGGAGGAGGGCGCCTACGGGTGGATCACCGTCAACTACTTGAGCGACAACTTCCGCAAG GCGCAGCGGACCATGGGAGCTCTGGACCTGGGCGGAGCCTCCACCCAGATCACTTTTGAGTCTGGAGATCATTCCCAGTCGCCTGACGATTTCATCCACTTCCGCCTCTACGGGAAGGAGTACagcgtgtacacacacagcttcctgtGCTATGGCAAGGACCAGGCTCTCAGGGTCCTCCTGGACCAGCAGTTACGGGCCAACCTGACGGGCACAGGCTCGCTGATCCTCCAGGACCCCTGTTTCCACCCCGGTTACAAGAAAGTTAAATTGCTGGCGGACGTCTACAACACCCCCTGCATCCGCACGGGGCCCTCCTCCAACGTGAACTTCACGCACGTGGGTACGGGCAACGGGAAGCTCTGCCAAGAGAAGGTCCGCCGCATCTTCAACTCCAGCGGGTGCTCCAGCAGGAGCTGCTCCTTCAACGGGGTCTTCCAGCCCCCGCTGCACGGCCAGTTCGAG GCTTTCTCTGCATTCTTCTTCGTCATGAAATTCTTAAACCTGACCTCAGAGTCCCTGGAAGACAGCAAGAAGAAGCTGGTATCATACTGCTCCACACCTTGGGATGAA CTGCAGAAGAACAACCACAACGTAAAGGAGAAGTACCTGCAGGAGTACTGCTTCTCCGGGACCTACATTGTGACGCTGCTAGAGGAGGGATACAGCTTCACATCGGGCTCCTGGAAAGACATCAGGTTCATCAAGAAG ATCGGAGACAGCGATGTCGGCTGGACTCTAGGGTACATGCTCAACCTGACCAACATGATCCCGGCAGAGGCCCCGGACTCGCCGCCCCTCCCCCACGGCGGCTATGTCACCCTCATGGTCCTCCTCGCCTTGTTGGTCTGCAGCCTCGTAGTCTGCGGCTGCTGTGTCTTCAGACGGTCTAGTTCCGCTGCTCCGAAGCAGATTGTTTGA